A section of the Oreochromis niloticus isolate F11D_XX linkage group LG9, O_niloticus_UMD_NMBU, whole genome shotgun sequence genome encodes:
- the LOC100705375 gene encoding GTPase IMAP family member 8-like isoform X2, producing the protein MINNIKFHNNSSDRHGAEKDDWVMFNLLQSLGYQVVRYNNLTGKQIDDALTQFSQHKKLTHTDSVFVTIMSHGDMGIISGTDSKEFETEKIFQCLNAKNCPALVNKPKIIIIQACRGAQEGWVDLQSVLTDNIRAPSENFTRADRVHIEKDFICFHSSTPHTVSYRSTSDGSFFIQTLADVFNKWSHEYDIEELFRKVMQHFEASSSDCMQMPTKERNTLTKRFYLFPDRISVIIFGKGELLKKALITNILGRDVSELSNKKFLTNTEIYENHTYEFICTPDLNTQCEYIQYFSKVPPPDMCLVVVADGFSDKDVQQQIDDLSKKTGKPPDVFTVVLPLRYKPGCYSFKSCTIQQVFSELDKLAADRGRTLISMRPADYFGAHNKMENNRKLTSTKVNLVLQGTGGTGKSASGNTILGKKVVMSKLSSMPVTAECQVAETEINGKHVRVIDTPDMFDGFIEASVTDKHVKQCKQLCESEPSVYLLVMRVGRCTERERRILKMLEKSFGNKVSEQTVILLTWGGDLECEGMSLENLFSLQPTLKEITEKCGNRCVVFENSRSDSDQVEKLMDTVVRMLEKRQK; encoded by the exons ATGATCAATAATATAAAGTTTCATAACAACAGCTCGGACAGACATGGAGCTGAGAAAGATGACTGGGTCATGTTCAATCTGCTCCAAAGTCTGGGATACCAGGTGGTACGTTATAATAACTTGACTGGAAAG CAGATTGATGATGCTCTTACTCAGTTCTCACAGCATAAAAAGCTCACCCACACAGACAGTGTGTTTGTGACCATCATGTCTCATGGAGACATGGGAATTATCTCTGGCACTGATAGTAAAGAGTTTGAAACTGAGAAAATTTTCCAATGCTTAAATGCAAAGAACTGTCCAGCACTGGTGAACAAACCGAAGATCATCATCATTCAGGCCTGCAGAGGAG CTCAGGAAGGATGGGTGGATTTACAGTCTGTGCTCACAGATAACATCAGAGCTCCATCAGAAAACTTTACCAGAGCTGACAGAGTTCACATCGAAAAGGACTTCATCTGTTTTCATTCCAGCACTCCTC aCACAGTTTCATACAGATCAACATCAGATGGTTCTTTTTTTATCCAAACACTCGCTGATGTGTTCAACAAATGGAGCCACGAGTATGACATTGAAGAACTGTTCAGAAAA GTCATGCAGCACTTTGAAGCTTCCTCCTCTGACTGCATGCAGATGCCAACAAAggagagaaacactctgacaaAGCGCTTCTACCTGTTTCCAG aCAGAATTTCAGTCATCATCTTTGGCAAAGGGGAGTTGTTGAAGAAAGCTCTAATAACCAACATCCTGGGCAGAGATGTATCGGAGCTATCCAACAAAAAGTttctcacaaacacagaaatatatGAAAATCATACATATGAGTTCATATGTACTCCAGACTTGAACACACAATGTGAATATATACAGTACTTTTCTAAAGTCCCACCCCCTGACATGTGCTTGGTGGTAGTTGCAGATGGGTTTTCAGATAAAGATGTGCAGCAACAGATAGATGATCTGAGCAAGAAAACTGGAAAACCTCCAGACGTGTTCACAGTCGTTCTGCCTTTGAGATACAAACCAGGATGTTACTCTTTCAAATCCTGCACCATTCAGCAGGTTTTCAGTGAACTGGACAAACTGGCTGCAGACAGAGGACGGACTCTCATCAGCATGAG ACCTGCTGATTATTTTGGGGCCCACAATAAAATGGAGAACAATA GAAAGCTCACCAGCACCAAAGTGAACCTTGTTCTTCAGGGAACGGGCGGGACTGGAAAGAGTGCCAGTGGAAACACCATCCTTGGAAAGAAAGTCGTCATGTCTAAACTCAGTTCAATGCCAGTCACTGCAGAGTGTCAGGTGGCAGAAACAGAGATAAATGGCAAACATGTACGTGTGATTGATACTCCAGACATGTTTGATGGTTTCATTGAAGCATCAGTCACGgacaaacatgtaaaacagtgcaAACAGCTCTGTGAGTCAGAACCCTCTGTGTATCTCCTTGTGATGCGTGTGGGCAGATGTACAGAACGTGAGAGACGCATACTGAAAATGTTAGAAAAATCTTTTGGGAACAAAGTTAGTGAACAAACAGTCATCCTGCTCACATGGGGAGGCGACCTGGAGTGTGAAGGAATGAGCCTGGAGAATTTGTTTTCCTTACAACCTACGCTGAaggaaataactgaaaaatgtgGGAACAGGTGTGTTGTTTTTGAGAATAGCAGATCAGATTCAGATCAAGTGGAAAAATTGATGGACACCGTGGTCAGAATGttagaaaaaaggcagaaatga
- the LOC109197604 gene encoding NACHT, LRR and PYD domains-containing protein 1-like, with translation MEDPVGGDCSSFLRRPSQILLTSFSRLFPYKTWSSYRLYPHIVLLTHWNTSGTEVSEKGTVIWRSKSVSIPQMKILTEASRLPDMRLKEFKPAITADNCHDETCLFQCSSAGLYQCSVTGLVFDMKGKGDVVYRTALWNRKLLDKHHKKPAGPLFDIKCQQQSVSQLHLPHCELISTGGGQFLQVAHVNDEGIEFITPHQITETHVVVNITDFSGYGIVRDEDSPPDPVQALVLLFYKSPEEGDLRSVLSVLLVPRNVVTCQVKNIRTKLIGEETYIDIPSKCNLHPNQFYSLSTVPDDGLIVVQPNETVFDDMSPDNPVPSFQVIFNRLIRNINLSLKHQSSSSCVWESEVCLLPNRMRSTSICSNQKLLKVRSLFIDKISEPVLSSLLDKLLEKNVISDAEREAADAKKKRSKKARLVFDTVRRKGDRAILEMTESLCELDSFLCRNLGLL, from the coding sequence ATGGAGGATCCTGTAGGAGGAGACTGCTCTTCCTTTCTCAGAAGGCCATCTCAAATCCTACTTACTTCCTTCTCACGTCTCTTCCCATACAAAACATGGTCCTCTTATAGACTGTATCCCCACATTGTATTACTTACTCACTGGAATACCAGTGGCACTGAAGTCAGTGAGAAAGGAACTGTTATATGGCGATCAAAATCAGTGTCTATCCCTCAGATGAAAATATTGACTGAAGCATCAAGGTTACCTGACATGAGATTAAAGGAGTTTAAACCTGCCATCACTGCTGATAACTGTCATGATGAAACCTGCCTGTTCCAGTGCTCCAGTGCAGGTCTGTACCAGTGCAGTGTGACCGGCCTGGTGTTTGACATGAAGGGAAAAGGAGACGTGGTTTACAGGACTGCCCTTTGGAACAGGAAGCTGCTGGACAAACACCACAAGAAGCCTGCAGGACCCCTGTTTGACATCAAATGTCAGCAGCAGTCTGTGAGTCAGCTTCATCTCCCACACTGTGAGCTCATCTCCACAGGTGGAGGTCAGTTCTTGCAGGTCGCTCATGTGAATGATGAGGGCATTGAGTTCATCACCCCTCACCAGATAACAGAAACTCATGTTGTTGTAAACATCACAGACTTTTCTGGTTATGGTATAGTCAGGGATGAAGACTCTCCCCCTGACCCAGTCCAAGCCTTGGTTTTGCTCTTTTACAAATCTCCAGAAGAAGGTGATCTCAGATCTGTCCTCAGTGTGTTGTTGGTGCCAAGAAATGTGGTGACTTGTCAAGTTAAGAACATCAGGACGAAATTAATTGGAGAggagacatacatagacataccCTCTAAATGCAATCTGCATCCAAACCAGTTTTACTCTCTTTCCACCGTTCCTGATGATGGTCTGATTGTAGTTCAACCAAATGAAACAGTGTTTGATGACATGTCTCCTGACAATCCTGTCCCATCCTTCCAAGTGATTTTTAATAGACTCATTAGAAATATTAACCTGAGTCTGAAACACCAGAGCAGCTCCAGCTGTGTCTGGGAAAGTGAGGTTTGTCTTTTGCCCAACAGAATGAGAAGCACGAGTATCTGTTCAAATCAGAAGCTGTTAAAAGTACGGAGCTTGTTCATTGATAAGATATCAGAACCTGTTCTCAGCAGTCTGCTCGACAAACTGCTGGAGAAAAATGTGATAAGTGATGCAGAGAGGGAGGCAGCAGatgcaaagaaaaagagaagcaaaaaagCTCGTTTGGTTTTTGACACAGTGAGGAGGAAAGGTGACCGTGCCATTTTAGAAATGACGGAGTCCCTTTGTGAGCTCGATTCCTTCCTCTGCAGAAATCTTGGGTTGCTATGA
- the LOC100705375 gene encoding GTPase IMAP family member 8-like isoform X1: MMATCRDDEWAKNIYPVTKQSKSHRIALMINNIKFHNNSSDRHGAEKDDWVMFNLLQSLGYQVVRYNNLTGKQIDDALTQFSQHKKLTHTDSVFVTIMSHGDMGIISGTDSKEFETEKIFQCLNAKNCPALVNKPKIIIIQACRGAQEGWVDLQSVLTDNIRAPSENFTRADRVHIEKDFICFHSSTPHTVSYRSTSDGSFFIQTLADVFNKWSHEYDIEELFRKVMQHFEASSSDCMQMPTKERNTLTKRFYLFPDRISVIIFGKGELLKKALITNILGRDVSELSNKKFLTNTEIYENHTYEFICTPDLNTQCEYIQYFSKVPPPDMCLVVVADGFSDKDVQQQIDDLSKKTGKPPDVFTVVLPLRYKPGCYSFKSCTIQQVFSELDKLAADRGRTLISMRPADYFGAHNKMENNRKLTSTKVNLVLQGTGGTGKSASGNTILGKKVVMSKLSSMPVTAECQVAETEINGKHVRVIDTPDMFDGFIEASVTDKHVKQCKQLCESEPSVYLLVMRVGRCTERERRILKMLEKSFGNKVSEQTVILLTWGGDLECEGMSLENLFSLQPTLKEITEKCGNRCVVFENSRSDSDQVEKLMDTVVRMLEKRQK, encoded by the exons ATGATGGCGACATGCAGAGATGACGAGTGGGCAAAAAAC ATATATCCTGTGACTAAACAATCCAAGTCTCATCGCATCGCCCTGATGATCAATAATATAAAGTTTCATAACAACAGCTCGGACAGACATGGAGCTGAGAAAGATGACTGGGTCATGTTCAATCTGCTCCAAAGTCTGGGATACCAGGTGGTACGTTATAATAACTTGACTGGAAAG CAGATTGATGATGCTCTTACTCAGTTCTCACAGCATAAAAAGCTCACCCACACAGACAGTGTGTTTGTGACCATCATGTCTCATGGAGACATGGGAATTATCTCTGGCACTGATAGTAAAGAGTTTGAAACTGAGAAAATTTTCCAATGCTTAAATGCAAAGAACTGTCCAGCACTGGTGAACAAACCGAAGATCATCATCATTCAGGCCTGCAGAGGAG CTCAGGAAGGATGGGTGGATTTACAGTCTGTGCTCACAGATAACATCAGAGCTCCATCAGAAAACTTTACCAGAGCTGACAGAGTTCACATCGAAAAGGACTTCATCTGTTTTCATTCCAGCACTCCTC aCACAGTTTCATACAGATCAACATCAGATGGTTCTTTTTTTATCCAAACACTCGCTGATGTGTTCAACAAATGGAGCCACGAGTATGACATTGAAGAACTGTTCAGAAAA GTCATGCAGCACTTTGAAGCTTCCTCCTCTGACTGCATGCAGATGCCAACAAAggagagaaacactctgacaaAGCGCTTCTACCTGTTTCCAG aCAGAATTTCAGTCATCATCTTTGGCAAAGGGGAGTTGTTGAAGAAAGCTCTAATAACCAACATCCTGGGCAGAGATGTATCGGAGCTATCCAACAAAAAGTttctcacaaacacagaaatatatGAAAATCATACATATGAGTTCATATGTACTCCAGACTTGAACACACAATGTGAATATATACAGTACTTTTCTAAAGTCCCACCCCCTGACATGTGCTTGGTGGTAGTTGCAGATGGGTTTTCAGATAAAGATGTGCAGCAACAGATAGATGATCTGAGCAAGAAAACTGGAAAACCTCCAGACGTGTTCACAGTCGTTCTGCCTTTGAGATACAAACCAGGATGTTACTCTTTCAAATCCTGCACCATTCAGCAGGTTTTCAGTGAACTGGACAAACTGGCTGCAGACAGAGGACGGACTCTCATCAGCATGAG ACCTGCTGATTATTTTGGGGCCCACAATAAAATGGAGAACAATA GAAAGCTCACCAGCACCAAAGTGAACCTTGTTCTTCAGGGAACGGGCGGGACTGGAAAGAGTGCCAGTGGAAACACCATCCTTGGAAAGAAAGTCGTCATGTCTAAACTCAGTTCAATGCCAGTCACTGCAGAGTGTCAGGTGGCAGAAACAGAGATAAATGGCAAACATGTACGTGTGATTGATACTCCAGACATGTTTGATGGTTTCATTGAAGCATCAGTCACGgacaaacatgtaaaacagtgcaAACAGCTCTGTGAGTCAGAACCCTCTGTGTATCTCCTTGTGATGCGTGTGGGCAGATGTACAGAACGTGAGAGACGCATACTGAAAATGTTAGAAAAATCTTTTGGGAACAAAGTTAGTGAACAAACAGTCATCCTGCTCACATGGGGAGGCGACCTGGAGTGTGAAGGAATGAGCCTGGAGAATTTGTTTTCCTTACAACCTACGCTGAaggaaataactgaaaaatgtgGGAACAGGTGTGTTGTTTTTGAGAATAGCAGATCAGATTCAGATCAAGTGGAAAAATTGATGGACACCGTGGTCAGAATGttagaaaaaaggcagaaatga